The following proteins are encoded in a genomic region of Brachypodium distachyon strain Bd21 chromosome 1, Brachypodium_distachyon_v3.0, whole genome shotgun sequence:
- the LOC100830578 gene encoding histone-lysine N-methyltransferase ASHR1, translated as MVSLPEQLERELSGRGLAIASIPGKGRGLVTTRRFFPGEVILCGEPYASTPNKILVGSNCDHCFTSSNLRKCSVCRVAWYCGSVCQKEEWKLHQLECRAISALTDDRKKMLTPTIRLMVRLILRRKLQNEKVIPSTGTDNYGLVDALESHISEVDDKQLVLYAQMANLVQLILPAIELDLKETAHIFSKFSCNAHTICDPELRPVGTGLFPAISTINHSCVPNAVLLFEGRTAYVRALQPLSNNTEVSISYIETAATTLKRHNDLKHYFFTCTCPRCIKGSEEDPLLEGYRCKDQNCDGFLLPDSGKKAYTCQKCSMCRDGEEVKKLSSEILLLSDKASSFVSSGNNNEAGSVYKIIEQLERKLYHSFSITLLHTRETLLKLYMELQDWRSALMYCRSTIPVYERVYPPFHPMVGLQFYTCGKLEWLLEYTEDALKSLTRAADVLRITHGTNSQFMKELFGKLEEARAEVSFRLSPGNEQIS; from the exons ATGGTGTCCTTGCCGGAGCAGCTGGAGCGCGAGCTCTCCGGACGCGGCCTCGCCATCGCCTCCATTCCTGGCAAGGGACGCGGCCTCGTTACTACCCGCAGATTCTTCCCCG GGGAAGTCATTCTTTGCGGAGAACCCTATGCTTCTACACCTAACAAGATTTTGGTTGGGTCGAACTGTGACCATTGCTTCACCTCTAGTAACCTGAGGAAGTGCTCAGTTTGTCGGGTAGCTTGGTACTGTGGGAGCGTTTGCCAG AAAGAAGAATGGAAACTGCATCAACTTGAGTGTCGAGCGATCTCAGCACTTACAGATGATAGGAAAAAGATGCTTACTCCTACAATTCGTTTAATGGTGCGACTTATACTGAGAAGAAAACTGCAAAACGAAAAG GTAATTCCATCTACAGGAACAGATAACTACGGTCTAGTGGATGCATTGGAATCCC ACATATCTGAGGTTGATGATAAACAACTGGTCCTCTATGCTCAGATGGCCAATCTTGTGCAGCTGATTCTTCCTGCAATCGAACTTGATCTTAAGGAAACTGCACATATTTTTTCTAAG TTTTCCTGCAATGCTCATACGATATGTGATCCTGAACTGAGGCCTGTTGGGACTGGATTGTTCCCTGCTATATCAACTATTAACCACAG TTGTGTACCAAATGCAGTTTTGCTATTTGAGGGTCGGACTGCTTATGTCCGCGCATTGCAGCCCTTAAGCAACAATACTGAG GTATCAATAAGTTACATTGAAACTGCAGCAACCACTTTGAAGAGACATAATGATCTCAAGCACTACTTCTTTACCTGCACATGTCCCCGCTGTATTAAG GGTTCTGAGGAAGATCCTCTCCTTGAGGGATACAGATGCAAGGACCAAAATTGTGATGGCTTTCTGCTGCCAGACTCAG GAAAGAAGGCTTATACATGCCAGAAATGTAGCATGTGTAGAGATGGAGAAGAAGTAAAGAAGCTTTCAAGTGAAATACTACTATTATCTGATAAAGCTTCTTCATTTGTTTCGTCTGGAA ATAATAATGAAGCAGGCTCAGTGTACAAGATCATCGAGCAGTTAGAACGAAAGCTTTATCATTCTTTCTCAATCACTTTGCTGCACACACGCGAAACACTTCTGAAG TTATATATGGAATTACAAGATTGGCGCAGTGCATTGATGTATTGCAGATCGACAATTCCAGTGTATGAAA GAGTTTACCCACCTTTTCATCCAATGGTTGGATTACAATTCTATACTTGTGGAAAGCTTGAATG GTTGCTTGAGTACACAGAGGACGCTCTAAAATCTTTAACTAGGGCAGCAGATGTACTTCGGATAACACATGGCACAAACTCCCAATTCATGAAGGAGCTATTCGGCAAGCTGGAGGAAGCGAGAGCTGAAGTTTCATTTAGACTATCACCTGGAAACGAGCAAATTTCATGA
- the LOC100831083 gene encoding mitogen-activated protein kinase kinase kinase 1, giving the protein MERRDNFLRPPAADNTPTAGKSITFPNAGDTATTNLTSSSGSSSSLTLSPPDFLRQVHAACKRQRPPSSQTMPPRAGRVLVARGEGPTKAGASPSVSQNPEGNAMQKQSGARGPSRLRNAVPDQKNVKAAVVLLASNRNESLTTPSVLSTITYTHIQNASQNAQQKGEIGLLVDRKKSSLDVSSSEMISQNALTAGDNFPMAEVAHDQGRKHQEPQIADAAVEMDVKYDAANLPQRGVEEACNQNHGEPMTRCSVIGSSVTAVSLHSGQNVRVLQSNQCPSPMQMPEYTVESSAVISGLAPPKQQVPNLANDVSNKAVCGNQDSLPSQGQALSANDQSTSARDVGTSQASRGQKERRKNNYDPEFFFKVNGKLYQKLGKIGSGGSSEVHKVISMERAIYALKKIKLKGRDYPTAYGFCQEIEYLNKLKGKSNIIQLIDYEVTDKNLLKEGSVSPRDGRIKDDRYIYMVLEYGEIDLAHMVAQKWKERNNSNMKIDENWLRFYWQQMLEAVNTIHEERIVHSDLKPANFMLVRGSLKLIDFGIAKAIMNDTTNIQRDSQVGTLNYMSPEAFMCNEQDSGGNIVKCGRPSDIWSLGCILYQMVYGKTPFADYKTFWAKFKAVTDRNHKINYEPVDNPWLIDLMQRCLAWDRDERWRIPQLLQHPFLVPLVAGELPRIDRDPCNMLMERVRVHWANPDVSRLCSELHDVIAKLEEDQCSPTTTI; this is encoded by the exons atgGAGAGGAGGGATAACTTCCTTCGCCCCCCAGCCGCGGACAACACACCCACCGCCGGCAAGAGCATCACGTTCCCCAACGCCGGAGACACGGCCACCACCAACCTGACCTCGTCCTCGggatcctcttcctccctAACGCTATCCCCTCCGGACTTCCTGCGCCAGGTCCATGCAGCCTGTAAGCGGCAGAGGCCTCCCA GTTCGCAGACCATGCCCCCAAGAGCAGGCCGTGTCCTGGTGGCCCGAGGTGAGGGGCCAACAAAAGCAGGTGCCAGCCCTTCTGTTTCACAGAATCCGGAAGGAAATGCTATGCAGAAGCAGAGTGGCGCGCGGGGGCCCTCCAGGTTGCGAAATGCAGTGCCTGATCAAAAGAATGTTAAGGCCGCTGTTGTCCTGCTGGCATCAAATCGAAATGAGTCGTTGACTACGCCTTCGGTGTTGAGTACTATCACATATACCCATATTCAGAATGCTAGTCAAAATGCCCAGCAGAAGGGTGAAATCGGTCTGTTGGTGGATCGCAAGAAGTCATCGCTAGACGTTTCTTCATCTGAGATGATATCTCAAAATGCATTGACAGCAGGAGATAATTTTCCCATGGCTGAAGTAGCACATGACCAAGGCAGGAAACATCAGGAGCCTCAGATAGCTGATGCAGCAGTTGAGATGGATGTCAAGTATGATGCAGCTAATTTGCCACAGAGAGGGGTTGAAGAGGCATGTAATCAGAATCATGGAGAGCCAATGACCCGTTGCTCTGTCATTGGTTCTTCTGTTACTGCTGTGTCACTACATTCGGGGCAAAATGTACGAGTTCTTCAGAGTAACCAATGCCCTTCACCAATGCAGATGCCTGAGTATACGGTGGAATCATCTGCAGTTATATCAGGTCTTGCTCCTCCGAAACAGCAGGTTCCTAATCTTGCCAATGATGTCTCTAACAAAGCTGTCTGTGGCAATCAAGATTCCTTGCCATCCCAAGGCCAAGCATTATCTGCAAATGACCAATCTACATCTGCCAGGGATGTTGGTACTTCACAAGCTAGCAGGGGTCAGAAGGAGCGTCGAAAAAACAATTATGATCCTGAATTTTTCTTTAAGGTGAATGGGAAACTTTATCAAAAGCTTGGTAAAATAGGATCCGGGGGGAGCAGTGAAGTTCACAAAGTTATATCAATGGAGCGTGCGATATATGCCCTGAAAAAGATCAAGCTCAAAGGTCGTGACTATCCTACTGCTTATGGTTTTTGCCAAGAAATTGAATACCTAAATAAGTTGAAAGGAAAGAGTAATATCATCCAGCTAATTGATTACGAG GTCACTGATAAAAATTTACTTAAAGAAGGTTCTGTCTCACCTCGGGATGGAAGAATTAAGGATGACCGATATATTTACATGGTCCTTGAGTACGGGGAAATCGACTTAGCACATATGGTTGCCCAGAAGTGGAAGGAGAGAAACAACTCAAATATGAAGATAGATGAAAATTGGCTGCGCTTTTATTGGCAG CAAATGCTTGAAGCAGTCAATACAATACATGAGGAACGGATCGTGCACTCTGATCTGAAGCCTGCCAATTTTATGCTCGTGAGGGGATCACTGAAATTAATTGACTTTGGCATTGCCAAAGCTATAATGAATGATACGACAAACATTCAACGCGACTCTCAG GTAGGAACACTTAACTACATGTCACCCGAAGCATTCATGTGCAATGAGCAAGATTCAGGTGGGAACATTGTCAAGTGTGGACGTCCATCCGATATTTGGTCTCTTGGTTGTATTCTTTATCAGATGGTGTATGGTAAGACACCATTTGCGGATTACAAGACTTTCTGGGCCAAATTCAAAGCTGTTACAGATAGGAACCACAAGATCAATTATGAACCCGTAGACAATCCGTGGCTTATTGATTTGATGCAAAGGTGCCTTGCCTGGGACCGAGATGAACGGTGGAGAATACCCCAATTGCTTCAACACCCATTTCTTGTTCCCCTAGTGGCTGGTGAGTTGCCTCGCATTGACCGTGATCCATGCAATATGCTGATGGAGAGGGTCAGGGTTCACTGGGCAAATCCCGATGTGTCTAGACTTTGTTCTGAGCTTCATGATGTGATTGCAAAGCTTGAGGAGGATCAATGCAGTCCCACCACTACAATATAG